Genomic segment of Acuticoccus sediminis:
ACCCTGTTTGCGAGCGGGGATTCGACGACCTCCGCCCAACTGGTCCGCAGCGTGCCGGAAGGGTTGCGTCTCGGTGGAATACGCGACCACACCGCGAGTCTTCTCGTGATGTTGGACGAGGTTCGACGCCAGGCAGCAGACTTTGACATCATCCACTTCCATGTGGATCTGCTGCAGTTCCCGATGTTCAGGAAGGCGTCAGACCGATGCCTTACGACTTTGCACGGACGCCTCGATCTTAGCGATTTCCATCCCGTCTACCGTACCTTTCGGACGATGCCGCTGGTGTCGATCTCGGCGAGCCAACGCGTGCCCCTTCCGGCAGCCAATTGGCTCGCCACCGTCCAGCACGGGCTCCCGTTCGGACCTCCCCCTGCCGAAACGCAAGACCGCAGCTATTTGGCGTTCCTCGGCCGCATCGCTCCTGAGAAGCGCCCGGACCGCGCGATTGAGATTGCGAAGCGGGCCGGTATTCCCTTGAAAATCGCGGCGAAGGTGGATCCCGCCGATCAGGAGTATTTCCAGCATGTTATCCAACCTCAGCTCGATCATCCGCTGATCGAGTTTATTGGCGAGATCGGTGACCATGAGAAGCGGGACCTCCTCGGCAATGCTCTCGCTCTGCTGTTTCCGATCGACTGGCCGGAGCCCTTCGGCCTGGTGATGATCGAGGCGATGCGGGAAGGCACACCGACGATTGGCTGGCGAAGCGGAGCCGTTCCTGAAGTGATCGATGAGGGCGTCACGGGCTATATCGTCGAATCGATCGATGCAGCGGTGGCGGCGTTGACGAAGGCGTTTTTTCTGGACCGGAAAGCCGTCCGCCAGCGGTTCGAGGAGCGGTTCACTGCGTCTCGGATGGCGCAGGACTATATCACCGCCTATGAGCGCGTGCTCGACGCGCCAACGGCGACGATGCCGAGGGAGCGGAGCGTCATCCCACCTCGGCCTTTGCCGATCGCCATGCCCGGCGCGTTGGCGGATGATTGGCCGCAGTTCTCGGGAGTGTCACAGGTGCAGATCTGATGGTGTTGCAGTCCGTCGGGCACGTGACGGTCGCGAATCCTTCCCATTACGAGGTCGAGCCCCAGACCTCTCTCGTCGGTCGGTCCTTGAAAAGCCTCAAGGACGGTGAAAGTTTCGCCGTCCTCGACAGCCACGGGGATCTAGGCACCGTGCCGAATACGGCGGAAGGGCTTTTCTTCCGCGACACCCGCTTTCTGTCCCGCATGGAACTGCGTCTGGAGGGGCATCGGCTGCTCTTGCTCAACTCGGAAACCCATGACGATAAGGCGGCGCTCTCCGTCGATCTCACCAATCCCGAAGTGCAGGGCGTGGACCGTCTGCCGCCGGAGACCATCTTTGTCGAGCGCATGACCTTCCTCTGGAAGGCTGTTTGCTACGAACGACTGAGCATCAGAAATTTCACCTCGAGTCGTCGCCGTCTGACGTTGGACTATCAGTTTGATGCCGACTTTCGAGATCTGTTCGAGGTGCGCGGGATGAAGCGCGTCAGGCGGGGTCTCACCTCGGTCGAAGTGATGGCGCAGGATCGCGTGGCGTTTCACTATCAAGGCCTCGACGGGGTCAAACGGAGGAGCGTGATCGGCTTCGCTCCGGTCCCCAAGGCGCTTGGAGCAAATCAGGCGGTATTCGAGTTCGCGCTCGGGCCGGGCGAGAAGACCTCCATTTTCCTCACCGTCGCCTGCGACGAGCGGGAGCCGGCGCAGGTGATGGATTTCTTCGGTGCCTATCGTGACAGCTGCCGAGCGAGGCGGGCTCGGAC
This window contains:
- a CDS encoding glycosyltransferase family 4 protein encodes the protein MRIAQVAPLAESVPPRLYGGTERVVSWLTEELVRQGHQVTLFASGDSTTSAQLVRSVPEGLRLGGIRDHTASLLVMLDEVRRQAADFDIIHFHVDLLQFPMFRKASDRCLTTLHGRLDLSDFHPVYRTFRTMPLVSISASQRVPLPAANWLATVQHGLPFGPPPAETQDRSYLAFLGRIAPEKRPDRAIEIAKRAGIPLKIAAKVDPADQEYFQHVIQPQLDHPLIEFIGEIGDHEKRDLLGNALALLFPIDWPEPFGLVMIEAMREGTPTIGWRSGAVPEVIDEGVTGYIVESIDAAVAALTKAFFLDRKAVRQRFEERFTASRMAQDYITAYERVLDAPTATMPRERSVIPPRPLPIAMPGALADDWPQFSGVSQVQI